The DNA sequence TAAAATTAGCAACGATTGGATTCTCGATAATTTCGCCTGCTTGACCGGATAATGTTTTCTGAGGTTTCATCATCAGACCTCTCATACCAGCAAGCTGTCGTACCTGTTCCTGCGAACCTCTTGCGCCAGAGTCAACCATCATATGCAAAGAGTTGAATCCGCCTTCAGCTCTTTTAATTTTTTCCATCAATGCCCGGGATACATCATTCGTAGTATGAGTCCAAACGTCAATTATTTTATTATATCTTTCTGCATCTGTAATTACACCTTGCTCGTGTTCATTTAGAATTCCATCAACCTTTTTGTTAGCCTTACCAATAAGATTTTCTTTTTCTTCAGGGACAACCATATCTGCGTAGCTAACGGATAATCCACCTTCGCTCGCGAATTTAAATCCAAGATCTTTCAGATCATCCAAGAATTTAGCAGTTACTTTGTTACCCAATTGGATATACATTTTTCCAATTATTCCACCAAATACTTTTTTGATAAGAAGCTGGTTGATGTAACCCATTTCTTTTGGAAGTATTTGATTGAATATTACTCTTCCAGTAGTAGTCTCTATAAAATTCCCATCTATTTTCACTTTAATCTTTGCATGCAGACCAACCTTTTTATTATCATAAGCGATAATCACTTCCTCCGGTGAATAGAATACCATTCCTTCACCTTTATCACCTTCTCTTTGTTTCGTCAAATAGTAGCATCCGAGAACTATATCCTGAGTAGGGACAACAATCGGACTTCCATTTTGTGGAGAAAGAATGTTATGACTGCTCAACATTAATAATGCAGCTTCGAGCTGAGCTTCGTAGGAAAGAGGAACATGCACTGCCATCTGGTCACCGTCGAAGTCAGCATTAAAAGCAGTACATACCATGGGATGTAACTGAATAGCTTTCTCATCAATTAATATCGGCTGGAAAGCCTGAATACCGAGTCGGTGCAGCGTGGGAGCTCTGTTTAAAAGAACAGGATGTGCCTGGATAATTTTTTCAAGTATATCCCAGATCATCGGGTCTTTTCTGTCGACAACTTTTCTGGCACTTTTAACTGTTTTGTTATGTCCTCTTTCAATTAATTTTCTAATTAAGAAAGGTTTGAATAATTCAACAGCAATATCTTTTGGAAGACCGCATTGATGAAGTTTTAATTCGGGTCCAACAACAATTACAGAACGTGCAGAGTAATCAACTCTTTTTCCCAACAAGTTCTGACGAAATCTTCCCTGCTTACCTTTAAGCATATCACTTAAAGATTTTAGAGGACGATTACTGTCACTTCTAACTGCACTTCCTCTTCTTGAATTATCAAAGAGAGCATCGACTGCTTCCTGAAGCATTCTTTTTTCATTTCGAAGAATTACTTCCGGGGCTTTGATATCCATCAGTCTTTTCAGACGATTATTTCGAATGATGACCCTTCTGTACAAATCATTCAAATCACTTGTGGCAAATCTTCCGCCTTCAAGTGGCACGAGTGGTCTTAGTTCAGGTGGTATTACGGGAATAAAACTTAATACCATCCACTCTGGTTTATTTTCAACTTTGATGTTTTCTAATTTGAAAGCTTCGATAACTCTTAATCTCTTAAGAAGGTCAGCCTTTTTTTGCTGAGATGTTTCTACTTTGACTTGCTCACGAAGTTCTTCAGATAGTTTTTCAATATTCGTATTCTTAAGAATTGTCTTTACCGCATCGCCACCAATTTTAGCAACAAATTTATCGGGATGAGTATCTTCAAATCTTTGGTTTTCAGAAGGCAAGGAACTCATCACTTCAAAGTATTGATCTTCAGAAATCAGATCACCTTTTTTCAAGCCGGTTGGTCCGGGATTGAGTACGATATACGATTCATAATAAATAACTTTCTCAAGCTCTTTAAGGCTTAAGCCGATGATGTTTCCGATCTTAGATGGCTGTGCTCTGAAGAACCAAATGTGTACTACAGGAACTGCAAGACCAATGTGTCCCATTCTCTCGCGACGCACACTCTTCTGAGTTACTTCAACACCGCAGCGATCGCAAATGATTCCTTTGTACCTGATCCTTTTATACTTTCCGCAGAAACATTCCCAATCACGTGTTGGTCCAAATATTTTTTCACAGAAGAGTCCGTCTTTCTCCGGACGGAATGACCTGTAATTAATAGTTTCAGGCTTAGTTACTTCCCCATAAGATCTTGATAAAATATCATCGGGACTTGCAAGACTAATAGTAATGCTGTCGATATCCATCATTGCGTGTTCTTGGATTCTGAAAGCCATATTTTATCTCCTAAGTTCTATTAAAATTCTTTTTAAATAATTCAATTAGTTAATCGTAACATCGAGCCCTAATCCCTGGAGCTCTTTAATTAAAACATTAAACGATTCAGGGATATTCGGCTGCAACAGGTTATCACCTTTAACAACTGCTTCGTACGCTTTTGCTCTTCCAGCAACGTCATCACTTTTAATCGTGAGGATTTCCTGCAATGTATATGCAGCACCGTAACCTTCAAGTGCCCAAACTTCCATTTCACCAAAACGCTGACCGCCAAATTGAGCTTTCCCACCAAGCGGCTGCTGCGTAATTAATGAGTAAGGTCCAATTGAGCGGGCGTGAATCTTATCATCAACGAGATGGCTTAGTTTCATCATATAGATAAATCCACAGGTAACTTTCTGATGGAATTTCTCACCTGATCTGCCATCATACAAATCTGTTTTTGAACCCAACTCGAGCCCAGCTTTTCCAAGCCATTCTTCGACGTCTTCAACTTTGGCACCGTCAAAAATCGGAGTTGCAAATTTTACTCCGAGTTTGTGACCAACCCATCCAAGTGCAGTTTCGTAAAGCTGACCGAGGTTCATTCTGGATGGTACACCAAGCGGATTCAAAATAATATCAACCGGTGTTCCATCTGGTAAGAAAGGCATATCTTCAACAGGAACTACTTTTGCTACTACACCTTTATTACCGTGTCTTCCTGCCATCTTATCACCAACGGAAACTTTTCTTTTCTTAGCAACATATACTTTTGCAAGCTGAACTATTCCTGGTGGAAGTTCATCACCGCTTGCAATCTTAATTTTTTCGCGCTTGTAGTCTTCACCAATCTCGGCAGATTTATCGAAATAATTTTTAAATAAAGTCTTTATATGCTGATTGGTTTTTTTGCTGTCGAACCAATCAAGAGTATAATCGAGCTTTGTTACATCTTCGATAGCAGAGAATGTGGTATCTTTTATTGTCGTATTAGCTCTTAGCGCAACAGTACCATCGAGATCTCTTATACCTGTAGTAACTAATCCTTCGCAGAGCTTAGTAAGTTTTTCAACAAGTTTTGCGTAATGTTCTTTTAATCTGTGATTGTGTTCGTGTTCGAGACTATCGAGCATTGCTTTCTCGGCTTTCTTCGATTCAGCATCTCTTTTCTTTCTGCTAAATAGCCGGGTTTTAATTACAGTGCCTCTTAGCCCGGGAGGTGCTTTCAATGAAGCATCTTTCACGTCGCCGGCTTTATCTCCGAATATTGCTCTTAGTAATTTTTCCTCCGGAGTTGGATCCGATTCACCTTTCGGAGTAATTTTTCCTATTAGTATATCACCTTCTTTAACTTCAGCACCTTCTCTAACAATTCCATATTCATCAAGATTTTTAACAGCTTCTTCGCTAACATTAGGAATTTCCCTTGTTAATTCTTCTTCACCGCGTTTGGTCTCGCGAACCTGAAGCTCGAATTCTTCAATATGCAGAGATGTAAAATCATCATTCTTAACAAGATTTTCGCTGAGTATTATAGCATCTTCAAAATTGTAACCACGCCAGGGCATAAATGCTACGAGAACATTCCTACCAAGTGCTAGTTCTCCTTGGTCGGTTGCCTGACCATCGGCTAATACATCACCTTCTTCAACTCGTTGTCCTTCTGAGACATAAGGTTTTTGATTTATGGATGTTTCCTGGTTTGTACCATGAAACTTTATAAGATTATAAGTAACTCTTCTGACATCATTGAAAGAAGTAATTGCTTCAATGCTGTTTGGATTAATATCGTATCTGACGGTTATTTTTGTAGAATCGACAAACTCTATTACGCCACTGTTTTCAGCAACGATTATTGTTCTTGAATCACGGGCAACTCTTCCTTCCATACCAGTACCAACGATCGGTGTCTGTGGTTTTAACAGAGGAACGGCCTGACGTTGCATATTTGATCCCATCAATGCTCTATTCGCATCATCGTGTTCAAGAAAAGGAATAAGTGCAGCAGCAGGGCTTACAATTTGTGCTGGGGCAACATCCATGTATTCTACCTGATCGGGAGCTACTATCGGAAATTCACCTTTTAATCTTGACTTAACTCTTTCTCTAACAAATCTTGACTGTTCATCTAGTAATGCATTTGCCTGAGCAATTGTAAAAATATCTTCCTGCTCAGCACTTAAAAATTCAACGTCCTTTGTTACTTTACCTTTGCCAACTTTTCTGTAAGGTGTTTCAAGGAAACCATAACGATTAACTCTTGCAAAAATCGTCAATGAAGAAATCAGACCGATGTTTGGACCCTCAGGTGTTTCAATTGGACATAGTCTGCCATAATGTGTGTAATGAACGTCTCTTACTTCAAAGCCTGCTCTTTCTCTTGTCAATCCACCCGGTCCTAATGCTGACATTCTTCTCTTATGTGTAAGTTCAGCCAATGGATTTGTCTGATCCATAAACTGCGAAAGCTGGTTCGTACCAAAGAAAGCATTTATCACACTCGTAATAGTTCTTGCATTAACAAGATCCTGAGGAGTAAAGTTTTCGGTATCACGCATGTTCATTCTCTCCTTGATCGTCCTTGCCATACGCGCCATTCCAACATTAAATTGTTGACTCAATTGTTCACCAACAGTTCGGACTCTTCTATTTCCTAAATGATCAATATCATCGACTGGCTCTAAACCATTTTTCAATTTGATCATATATTTTATTATTTCGATGATATCCTGTACAGTAAGAACTGTTGTTGTTTCGGGAATATCTAATTTCAATTTGTCATTCATTCGATGACGACCAACATCACCTAAATCATATCGCTTATCGTTAAAAAATAATTTTTCGATCAACTGTTCAGCAGTGTCAAGATCCGGTGCTTCACCTGATCTGAGCTGTCTGTAAATAGCATACAGAGCTTCTTCCTTTGACTGGGAAGTATCTTTCTTTAATGTATTTACAATCAGGTCCTGTTCCGGTGATGTATCACGCGATAAAAATCTTATAGTTTCAATTTCGGCTTCTGTAAGTCTTTCAAGATCTTCTTCTGTTAAATAACTTCCGCCACTTAAGAAGATTTCACCGGTTGACATATCAAATACATCGCTGGCAATTGCTCTTCCGATGTAAGATGTTAAATCAGTTTTATTAACTTTTACTTCTTCAACAAGATTAAAGAGATTGAATATCTCATCGTTGCTTGTATAGCCAAGTGCTCGAAGCAAAGTTGTTGCGGGGAATTTCTTTCTTCTATCGATATAAACATTTAACACATAATTAATATCGGTAGCAAATTCAACCCACGAACCACGCAGAGGTATTATTCTTGCTGAATAGATTGGAGTTCCGTTCGGGTGAACGGTTTCCGAAAAAGCAACACCAGGTGATCTGTGAAGCTGAGACACAACAACTCGTTCAGCACCATTAATAACGAAGGTACCTTTTTCTGTCATGAAAGGAACACTTCCTAAATAAACTTCCTGTTCAACACTGTTTACAAATTCTTCTGTGTCAGGGTCTTTTGCTGATAATCTTAATTTTGCTTTCAGAGGAGCTGCAAAAGTCAAGCCTCTTTCCATGCATTCTTCAACTGAAAACCTTGCTTTCTCAACGCTGTAATTGATAAAATCCAGTCGATAATTTTCTTTATTATCGAAAATCGGGAAGTTATCAATAAATACTTTTTGAAGACCTTTATTCTCTCTATCTTCAGGGAGTTTATCGAGCTGAATAAATTCTTCGAAAGTTTCAGTCTGGATATTCAGTAAATCGGGCACATCCATAACTGATTTGATAGCTCCAAAGGAAATGCGGTTATTGTTCAATTATCCTACTCCTTTTGTTAAAAAACTTGTTTTTTTTAAGCATAAAATTGCAACATCCTAAACGCAAAAAGCGATAGAACGGAAAACCGTACTATCACTCTTTACAAAAAGGATTTAATATCGGCTGTAAAATGATTATTTCAGTACTACTGTAGCGCCGGCTTCTTCAAACTCTTTTTTGAGCTTTTCAGCTTCGTCTTTTGAGATACCCTCTTTAACTGTGTTTGGGGCACCATCAACCAGATCTTTTGCTTCTTTTAATCCTAAACCGGTATGAGCTCTTACAACTTTAATAACGTTTATTTTCTTCTCACCAGCATTCTGTAAAACTACTGTGAATTCTGTTTTTTCTTCAACAGCAGCTGCTTCGCCAGCACCACCACCCATTGGTCCAGCCATCATCATTGGTGCTGCAGCAGTTACTCCGAATTCATCTTCGAGAGCTTTCTTTAATTCAGCTGCTTCCATAAGGGACATACCCTTAATTATATCTAATGCTTGTGTTACTTTTTCTGACATTTTATACTCCTGATTTTTAATTTCTATAAAAATTTATGCTGCTTGCTTTTGAGAAATTTGTTCGACGACACTGACAAGATCTCTCATTACTGCATTGATGGCTCCGACAATTCCTGATACAGGCGAATTTAGAGAGCCCATTATTCCTGCTATCAATTCATTCTTGCTTGGAAGTGTTGCTAATGCTTTTAGCTGGCTTCCATCGAAATACTCGCCCTCAACGTAGCAGGCTTTGAGAGAAAGTTTTTCTTTATCACCAAAATATTTACTGATGATTTTTGCCGGTGCGAGCGGATTCTTTGTAGCAAAAGCAAATCCGGTCATTCCAGTTAAGTGATCTGCAATTTTATCGTACTTGCCTGATTCATCAAGAGCTCTTTTAACAAGAGTATTTTTAAATACCTTATAACGAACTCCTTCGTTTCGAAACTGCGTACGAAGCGAACTAATATCTTCGACATTAATTCCGTGATAATCAGTTAAGTACACTGCAGAAGAACTCTCCAGGAGTTCTTTTATCTCAGAAATTATTTCTGACTTTTCGTTTCTGTTCATTTACTCCCGTTTTCATTAATAAGTTTACGTGTCGGTTAGAAGCATTTATTTTTTGAGTGCGTAAAACTTTTTAAGCCTGACGAACGGTATATTCATCCTTTGAAATTCTTAATCCCGGTCCCATTGTGCTGGACAAGAATAAACTTTTAACATATTGTCCTTTAGCTGAAGCAGGTTTCATCTTTATTATAGTATTGATGAAAGCTTTCGCATTGTCAACCAGTTTATCATTTTCAAAATTTAATTTACCAACAGAAGTATGGACAATTCCTGTCTTATCCACTCTGAATTCAATTTTACCAGCTTTAATTTCTTTCACAGCCTGAGAAACATCCTGAGTAACTGTTCCACTTTTCGGATTCGGCATTAAACCTTTTGGCCCCAGAATT is a window from the bacterium genome containing:
- the rpoC gene encoding DNA-directed RNA polymerase subunit beta', giving the protein MAFRIQEHAMMDIDSITISLASPDDILSRSYGEVTKPETINYRSFRPEKDGLFCEKIFGPTRDWECFCGKYKRIRYKGIICDRCGVEVTQKSVRRERMGHIGLAVPVVHIWFFRAQPSKIGNIIGLSLKELEKVIYYESYIVLNPGPTGLKKGDLISEDQYFEVMSSLPSENQRFEDTHPDKFVAKIGGDAVKTILKNTNIEKLSEELREQVKVETSQQKKADLLKRLRVIEAFKLENIKVENKPEWMVLSFIPVIPPELRPLVPLEGGRFATSDLNDLYRRVIIRNNRLKRLMDIKAPEVILRNEKRMLQEAVDALFDNSRRGSAVRSDSNRPLKSLSDMLKGKQGRFRQNLLGKRVDYSARSVIVVGPELKLHQCGLPKDIAVELFKPFLIRKLIERGHNKTVKSARKVVDRKDPMIWDILEKIIQAHPVLLNRAPTLHRLGIQAFQPILIDEKAIQLHPMVCTAFNADFDGDQMAVHVPLSYEAQLEAALLMLSSHNILSPQNGSPIVVPTQDIVLGCYYLTKQREGDKGEGMVFYSPEEVIIAYDNKKVGLHAKIKVKIDGNFIETTTGRVIFNQILPKEMGYINQLLIKKVFGGIIGKMYIQLGNKVTAKFLDDLKDLGFKFASEGGLSVSYADMVVPEEKENLIGKANKKVDGILNEHEQGVITDAERYNKIIDVWTHTTNDVSRALMEKIKRAEGGFNSLHMMVDSGARGSQEQVRQLAGMRGLMMKPQKTLSGQAGEIIENPIVANFKEGLTVSEYFISTHGARKGLADTALKTADAGYLTRRLVDVSQDVIITEIDCGTILGIEVKALKDVEQEREPLGERITGRVVQEDVYHPITEELIIEAGEIITEDIAEKIEDANIDSVYIRTVLTCESKKGVCAKCYGRNLTTSKLVEVGEAVGIVAAQSIGEPGTQLTLRTFHLGGTSSRIATQSQVETNIEGTAKFEKVNFVEKVIQDPFSGKDFSVKVVTGRRGAIGIYDENNRQLKKYDVPYGAELTVNDGQVVKRNEALYHHDPYNALIISDIPGKVGFVDLVDGSTLKQVTDEQTGHVQKVVTDSKDKTLTPSIVIVAENGDKKSFNLPTRSYLAVEEGESITAGTVLAKISKQTTKTRDITGGLPRVTELFEARSPQDPAIVSDIEGLVKFGGRKKGSREISVIAHDESDEKKYAVPLGKHILVQEGDDIPAGEKITDGPMNPHDILRIKGTSAVQEYLVNEIQDVYRLQGVKINDKHIEVIVRQMLQKVRVVSPGDTRFLEEDLVDRIEFLEENNKMSNLVVVEEKGDSRLKNGSILPKTKAREINVDLKKREKKLMEIRDAMPATFEHVLLGITQAALSTESFLSAASFQETTKVLANAAIQAKIDRLIGLKENIVMGHLIPAGTGLKKYKNLKLSSELEPVVEVKEEEIKVEESGVE
- the rpoB gene encoding DNA-directed RNA polymerase subunit beta, encoding MNNNRISFGAIKSVMDVPDLLNIQTETFEEFIQLDKLPEDRENKGLQKVFIDNFPIFDNKENYRLDFINYSVEKARFSVEECMERGLTFAAPLKAKLRLSAKDPDTEEFVNSVEQEVYLGSVPFMTEKGTFVINGAERVVVSQLHRSPGVAFSETVHPNGTPIYSARIIPLRGSWVEFATDINYVLNVYIDRRKKFPATTLLRALGYTSNDEIFNLFNLVEEVKVNKTDLTSYIGRAIASDVFDMSTGEIFLSGGSYLTEEDLERLTEAEIETIRFLSRDTSPEQDLIVNTLKKDTSQSKEEALYAIYRQLRSGEAPDLDTAEQLIEKLFFNDKRYDLGDVGRHRMNDKLKLDIPETTTVLTVQDIIEIIKYMIKLKNGLEPVDDIDHLGNRRVRTVGEQLSQQFNVGMARMARTIKERMNMRDTENFTPQDLVNARTITSVINAFFGTNQLSQFMDQTNPLAELTHKRRMSALGPGGLTRERAGFEVRDVHYTHYGRLCPIETPEGPNIGLISSLTIFARVNRYGFLETPYRKVGKGKVTKDVEFLSAEQEDIFTIAQANALLDEQSRFVRERVKSRLKGEFPIVAPDQVEYMDVAPAQIVSPAAALIPFLEHDDANRALMGSNMQRQAVPLLKPQTPIVGTGMEGRVARDSRTIIVAENSGVIEFVDSTKITVRYDINPNSIEAITSFNDVRRVTYNLIKFHGTNQETSINQKPYVSEGQRVEEGDVLADGQATDQGELALGRNVLVAFMPWRGYNFEDAIILSENLVKNDDFTSLHIEEFELQVRETKRGEEELTREIPNVSEEAVKNLDEYGIVREGAEVKEGDILIGKITPKGESDPTPEEKLLRAIFGDKAGDVKDASLKAPPGLRGTVIKTRLFSRKKRDAESKKAEKAMLDSLEHEHNHRLKEHYAKLVEKLTKLCEGLVTTGIRDLDGTVALRANTTIKDTTFSAIEDVTKLDYTLDWFDSKKTNQHIKTLFKNYFDKSAEIGEDYKREKIKIASGDELPPGIVQLAKVYVAKKRKVSVGDKMAGRHGNKGVVAKVVPVEDMPFLPDGTPVDIILNPLGVPSRMNLGQLYETALGWVGHKLGVKFATPIFDGAKVEDVEEWLGKAGLELGSKTDLYDGRSGEKFHQKVTCGFIYMMKLSHLVDDKIHARSIGPYSLITQQPLGGKAQFGGQRFGEMEVWALEGYGAAYTLQEILTIKSDDVAGRAKAYEAVVKGDNLLQPNIPESFNVLIKELQGLGLDVTIN
- the rplL gene encoding 50S ribosomal protein L7/L12; translated protein: MSEKVTQALDIIKGMSLMEAAELKKALEDEFGVTAAAPMMMAGPMGGGAGEAAAVEEKTEFTVVLQNAGEKKINVIKVVRAHTGLGLKEAKDLVDGAPNTVKEGISKDEAEKLKKEFEEAGATVVLK
- a CDS encoding 50S ribosomal protein L10, with product MNRNEKSEIISEIKELLESSSAVYLTDYHGINVEDISSLRTQFRNEGVRYKVFKNTLVKRALDESGKYDKIADHLTGMTGFAFATKNPLAPAKIISKYFGDKEKLSLKACYVEGEYFDGSQLKALATLPSKNELIAGIMGSLNSPVSGIVGAINAVMRDLVSVVEQISQKQAA